The Leishmania mexicana MHOM/GT/2001/U1103 complete genome, chromosome 32 genome has a window encoding:
- a CDS encoding transcription elongation factor-like protein: protein MESYCPGDRVWVYIEGDGWWPARVLSDEEVGTRTPGFDLAVQFYAGVEQPATLYELNSHADAANICFFETSSEKAVTGNPELEASIRCACADAEANPLKSASAIVGGAKVPAGGSGAAGSAGAAVVNRAAAKRARDMGDDDTSAYGGGAAASRSVFGYHHLRSDELHELSNKISSAVAAADLTAVRAGLCQLDGVDVYLTELEDTKIGVAVGSVLSQPVLKPLWPLARAMISFWARHLPAETLAAIRSVQQSQLPVPATRATAAAAAAEPSSPLSKQQPAFPAVPSKSAFASSVSPSAATAAGGAGAGAAAGVGSGDVAPTQRKTFYDNVYQLLDSPLSTTRYDDTVIDEVARKLAAEITDRDERQMLLLRLREEELSFIRDNLLSGEWTPKKYLDQPNEVFTTKSEKARQEQRIQEKMKAIEAADNAMLNITSLFKCGRCGKRHCTFYEQQTRSADEPTTKYITCLDCKNIWTQE from the coding sequence ATGGAGAGCTACTGCCCAGGTGATCGTGTATGGGTGTACATAGAAGGAGACGGCTGGTGGCCAGCGCGCGTGCTCAGCGACGAGGAAGTGGGCACTCGCACCCCCGGCTTCGACCTGGCGGTGCAGTTCTACGCTGGCGTGGAGCAGCCGGCGACTCTGTACGAGCTGAACAgccacgccgacgccgcgaaTATCTGCTTCTTCGAAACGTCGTCGGAGAAGGCAGTGACGGGCAACCCTGAGCTGGAGGCATCGATCCGCTGCGCTTGCGCCGATGCGGAGGCCAACCCGCTGAAGTCGGCGTCTGCCATAGTGGGTGGCGCCAAGGTGCCAGCCGGCGGCTCGGGTGCCGCTGGGAGCGCGGGTGCCGCGGTCGTCAACCGTGCTGCGGCGAAGCGCGCTCGCGACATGGGCGACGATGACACGAGCGCCtatggaggcggcgctgccgcctcgcgctcTGTTTTTGGGTACCACcacctgcgcagcgacgAACTTCACGAATTGTCGAACAAGATTTCgtcagcggtggcagcggcagacttgacggcggtgcgcgcggGACTCTGCCAGCTAGACGGCGTGGACGTCTACCTgacggagctggaggacACCAAGATCGGTGTTGCCGTCGGGTCAGTACTGAGCCAGCCGGTGCTTAAACCGCTGTGGCCCCTTGCCCGCGCCATGATCTCGTTCTGGGCACGCCACCTGCCTGCCGAGACCCTCGCGGCCATCCGTAGCGTGCAGCAAAGCCAGTTGCCTGTGCCGGCTACCCGTgcgactgcggcagcggcggcagcagagccCTCTAGCCCGCTCAGCAAACAGCAGCCAGCGTTTCCAGCTGTTCCTAgcaagagcgcctttgcGAGCAGCGTGTCGCCATCCGCGGCAACCGCAGCaggtggagctggagcaggagcagcggccgGCGTGGGCTCTGGTGATGTggctccgacgcagcgcaaGACGTTCTACGACAACGTCTACCAGCTCCTTGACAGTCCTTTGAGCACGACACGCTACGACGACACCGTCATTGACGAGGTGGCCCGAAAGCTGGCGGCTGAAATCACCGACCGCGATGAGCGTCAGATGCtactgctgcggctccgcgaggaggagctctcGTTCATTCGTGATAACCTGCTCTCTGGCGAGTGGACACCGAAGAAGTACTTGGATCAGCCGAACGAGGTGTTCACTACCAAGAGCGAGAAGGCGCGCCAGGAGCAGCGCATTCAGGAAAAAATGAAGGCGATCGAGGCTGCCGACAATGCCATGCTCAACATTACCTCCCTCTTCAAGTGTGGTCGCTGCGGCAAGCGCCACTGCACCTTCTAcgagcagcagacgcgcagcgcTGATGAGCCGACGACGAAGTACATTACCTGTCTAGACTGCAAGAACATCTGGACGCAGGAGtag
- a CDS encoding GTP-binding elongation factor tu family protein,putative → MAAGEAHALCIVLYEPQAEKPFAEWVASDAVRQGLKDEIDEVITAAIPQEAGDSVGVASADTASPTQNIPMALIASTLAAQQEVNDRRRTSGAEQQQPLLLCLVVIVFWDGQAEASKAALAQLKQLGDKKWVASHVPLWVEHVEVLVQALNAKRGAASIMNNKVALVASLRKKLQASAMATKGWWREGALQRVGRYADPNATAETLSTASPGASSNGGGDSSSPAALGEADISVDAVRLAVDNGQGETFFLLSDRDRAGLASKVETLKQNCEVAELGCASVMMEPRELHLLHGATGAPGAPMSSNAGGNRTTAGAPSPPTAASSSPTTTLVAQEFLLRRRCPPAALFELRLAMCGNVDSGKSTLTSVLTRGCCDDGRGLARAFVFKHKQEVMTGRTSSISENHLGFSAEGGVVNYALLQPHRTEAELRPLAPSEVAQHLMASAATASGATHSPAGGSGAHTMRQCTTKELAARSSKVVTLYDLAGHERYLKTTVLGMTRNMPDYACIVISANNGIQRMTKEHLALCLALKLPFFIVVTRIDATPSNIHDETLSNIHRLLKIPTVRKLPYPVRRHDEVTLAAKNLRHDRITPIFEVSNVTGVGIPDVLQFLNLLPTRKDWRQARSMPKEMIIDSTFFVTGVGTVVGGIITQGVFRVNETVLLGPDGFGNFRPVVIKSIHIKGVDSLAAEAGTDAALCLKKEKRSAIRKGNVLVDAAHSPKSFWQFEAEIIILYHSTTITANYEPVIHSTTVRQSARITYVAQEVLRTGDKSLARFHFLYRPEYMKEGQRLIFREGRTKGIGIVTKLICEPNDLVLAKNKLRKKMQEKLHAPVGAK, encoded by the coding sequence ATGGCTGCGGGAGAGGCCCACGCGCTGTGCATCGTGTTGTACGAGCCGCAGGCGGAGAAGCCCTTCGCGGAATGGGTGGCGTCCGATGCGGTGCGGCAGGGATTGAAGGATGAAATTGACGAGGTGATCACCGCCGCCATTCCGCAGGAAGCTGGTGATAGTGTTGGCGTCGCCAGTGCAGATacggcgtcgccgacacAGAACATCCCCATGGCGCTCATAGCGAgcacgctggcggcgcaACAGGAGGTCAATGACCGTCGTCGCACAAGCggcgcggagcagcagcagccgctgctacTGTGCCTCGTCGTCATAGTTTTTTGGGACGGCCAAGCCGAGGCTAGCAAAGCCGCcctggcgcagctgaagcAGTTGGGCGATAAGAAATGGGTGGCATCACACGTGCCACTGTGGGTGGAGCATGTGGAAGTTCTGGTACAGGCCCTGAACGCGAAGCGTGGCGCTGCAAGCATCATGAACAACAAGGTTGCTCTCGTCGCCAGTTTGCGCAAGAAGCTTCAGGCGTCCGCCATGGCGACGAAGGGGTGGTGGCGAGAGGGTGCGCTGCAGAGAGTCGGCAGATACGCTGATCCCAACGCTACTGCTGAGACCTTGTCGACGGCGTCTCCGGGGGCATCGTCgaacggcggtggtgactcGTCATCGCCTGCTGCCCTTGGCGAGGCCGACATCTCCGTGGATGCTgtccgcctcgccgtcgACAACGGTCAAGGCGAGACGTTTTTTCTCTTGAGCGATCGGGACCGGGCTGGGCTGGCGAGCAAGGTGGAGACGCTTAAGCAGAACTGCGAAGTGGCCGAGCTGGGGTGTGCGTCGGTAATGATGGAGCCGCGAGAGTtgcacctgctgcacggGGCGACAGGTGCACCTGGTGCCCCGATGAGTTCCAACGCCGGGGGCAACAGGACGACTGCcggcgcaccgtcgccgcccacCGCTGCTTCCTCGTCCCCGACCACAACGTTGGTGGCGCAGGAATTCCTGCTTCGCCGTCGATGCCCTCCGGCTGCACTCTTCGAGTTGCGTCTGGCCATGTGCGGGAACGTGGACAGCGGTAAGAGCACTCTCACCTCCGTGCTCACCCGCGGCTGCTGTGATGATGGCCGTGGGCTGGCGCGTGCCTTCGTCTTCAAGCACAAGCAGGAGGTCATGACTGGCCGCACATCCAGTATCAGCGAGAACCATCTGGGGTTCTCTGCCGAGGGTGGGGTAGTGAACTACGCGCTgttgcagccgcaccgcacggaggcggagctgcgacCTCTGGCGCCAtcggaggtggcgcagcacctgaTGGCCTCCGCAGCAACGGCCTCCGGCGCGACACATAGTCCAGCGGGCGGCAGTGGGGCCCACACAATGCGTCAATGCACTACGAAGGAGCTCGCCGCACGCAGCTCCAAGGTGGTCACGCTGTACGATCTGGCTGGGCACGAGCGGTACCTGAAGACAACTGTGTTAGGCATGACGCGCAACATGCCTGACTACGCGTGCATTGTCATCAGCGCCAACAACGGCATTCAGCGGATGACGAAGGAACATCTGGCGTtgtgcctggcgctgaagcTGCCTTTCTTCATTGTCGTCACTCGTATCGATGCAACCCCGTCGAACATCCATGATGAGACGCTATCGAACATCCACAGGCTGCTTAAGATTCCGACCGTGCGCAAGCTTCCCTACCCGGTGCGGCGACATGACGAGGTGACTCTTGCAGCCAAGAACCTGCGCCATGACCGCATTACCCCGATCTTCGAAGTCAGCAACGTTACCGGTGTTGGCATCCCTGACGTGCTGCAATTCCTTAACTTGCTCCCGACTCGGAAGGACTGGCGGCAGGCACGCAGCATGCCAAAGGAGATGATCATTGACAGCACATTCTTTGTCACCGGTGTCGGCACCGTCGTGGGGGGCATCATCACACAGGGCGTTTTCCGCGTGAACGAaacggtgctgctggggccAGACGGCTTTGGGAACTTCCGCCCTGTGGTCATCAAGTCCATTCACATCAAAGGCGTCGactccctcgccgccgaggcgggAACAGATGCGGCGCTGTGTCTCAAGAAGGAAAAGCGTAGCGCCATTCGGAAAGGCAACGTCCTGGTCGACGCTGCTCATTCGCCTAAGTCGTTCTGGCAGTTCGAGGCAGAGATAATCATCCTCTACCACTCAACGACGATCACCGCAAACTACGAACCAGTCATTCACTCCACGACAGTGCGGCAGTCGGCTCGCATTACCTACGTTGCGCAGGAGGTGCTACGCACCGGTGACAAGTCTCTCGCGCGCTTCCACTTTCTCTACCGTCCCGAGTACATGAAAGAGGGACAGCGATTAATTTTCCGCGAAGGTCGCACCAAAGGTATCGGCATCGTTACGAAGCTGATCTGTGAGCCGAATGACCTTGTGTTGGCCAAGAACAAACTGCGCAAGAAGATGCAGGAGAAGCTGCATGCCCCGGTAGGGGCCAAGTAA
- a CDS encoding D-alanyl-glycyl endopeptidase-like protein: MRSRRPPSGGIQGRADVAAATVLRPSSSSSSAPASSSLLQDEVLPRSRKESGPSNAAICDAYAMKLLHEATEVERCRGPHWRARCSPSILVALLIWATIGLVVYMKLDSSHLRPGAAPATTSVETPLSQLPESCRGHHCLQKGGREPFGAVLGAHDGVFAYSNCNSDTCISSIQYQMAIPLPPGARTALDAPHATTRFMKTGMKWQCVEYARRYWMLRGKPAPAFFGAVNGAADIWDSLTHVTFLDNATTAPLLKFKNGASLGYGGGAPHVGDLLIYPRDSAGIFPYGHVSVVVEVEMTTKVKADDSYMAATAASPKPRQRHGLVYVAEQNWDSVTWPDPYHNYSRSLPLVVLESAEGRPLQYTIEDSFHGIQGWVRYDGEAYG, encoded by the coding sequence ATGCGTAGCCGCCGGCCGCCATCGGGCGGCATCCAAGGTCGtgccgacgtcgccgctgccaccgttCTTCGCCCTTCGTCGTCATcttcgtcagcgccggcgtcgtcgtcgttgctgcAGGACGAGGTCTTACCCCGCTCGCGAAAGGAGTCGGGCCCAAGCAATGCAGCGATATGCGATGCGTACGCGATGAAGCTTCTACACGAagcgacggaggtggagcggtGCCGCGGACCACACTGgcgtgcgcgctgctccCCCAGCATCCTCGTTGCCCTGCTCATCTGGGCGACGATCGGCCTTGTCGTGTACATGAAACTGGATAGCTCCCATTTGCGTCCCGGTGCCGCGCCCGCGACCACTTCTGTTGAGACCCCGCTGTCGCAACTCCCTGAAAGCTGTCGTGGCCATCACTGTCTGCAGAAAGGCGGAAGGGAGCCCTTTGGAGCGGTCCTCGGAGCCCACGATGGTGTTTTCGCATATAGCAACTGCAACAGTGACACCTGCATCTCTTCCATACAGTACCAGATGGCGATTCCGCTCCCACCAGGGGCGCGGACGGCTCTGGATGCCCCACACGCGACGACTCGCTTCATGAAAACAGGGATGAAGTGGCAGTGCGTCGAATACGCCCGGCGGTACTGGATGCTGCGCGGCAAGCCAGCCCCCGCGTTCTTCGGCGCTGTGAATGGCGCCGCAGATATTTGGGACTCTCTCACCCACGTTACCTTCCTCGACAACGCCACGACGGCTCCGCTGCTAAAGTTTAAGAATGGCGCGAGCCTCGGttacggcggcggcgcaccccACGTCGGAGACTTGCTCATCTACCCTCGCGATAGCGCGGGCATTTTCCCCTACGGCCATGTCTCCGTGGTGGTCGAGGTGGAGATGACCACGAAGGTCAAGGCGGACGACTCTTACATGGCGGCCACAGCCGCATCGCCTAAGCCGCGTCAGCGGCATGGACTTGTGTACGTTGCGGAGCAAAACTGGGACAGCGTGACGTGGCCGGATCCATACCACAACTACTCACGTTCactgccgctggtggtgctTGAATCAGCGGAGGGGCGGCCGCTGCAGTACACGATCGAGGATTCGTTCCATGGCATCCAGGGCTGGGTGCGTTACGATGGCGAGGCGTATGGTTGA
- a CDS encoding D-alanyl-glycyl endopeptidase-like protein, which yields MLYSSIRYGGNCTGTNGTSGGSVKPREPCATPFGSILGVFNGVFGYSNCNDSYVSTELGYINLMVPELNKETRQLTYISKEFSTGLAWQCVEYARRYWMQSGTPQPAYFEYVQGAADIWNLTFVRLLSNQSMTLPLHRYRNGDRVANGLQIPAVGDIIIYPVQDRGFPYGHVAVIAKVEISTQGAIYVAEQNWANTVWSSAYHNYTRKIPLFYNMLSSTITLDDPDGKILGWMRYG from the coding sequence ATGTTATACAGCTCCATCCGCTACGGCGGGAACTGCACCGGCACCAATGGGACCTCAGGTGGGTCAGTGAAGCCACGCGAACCGTGCGCCACACCCTTCGGCTCCATCCTCGGCGTCTTCAACGGCGTCTTTGGCTACAGCAACTGCAATGACAGCTACGTGTCCACCGAGCTGGGGTACATTAACCTGATGGTGCCGGAGCTGAACAAGGAGACGAGGCAGCTAACCTACATCTCCAAGGAGTTCTCCACGGGGCTGGCATGGCAGTGCGTAGAGTACGCGCGGCGATACTGGATGCAGAGCGGAACGCCGCAGCCCGCGTACTTTGAATACGTTCAAGGAGCCGCAGACATTTGGAACCTGACCTTTGTGAGGCTCCTGTCGAACCAATCCATGACGCTGCCCCTGCACAGGTACAGGAACGGCGATCGCGTGGCGAACGGCCTCCAGATCCCCGCAGTCGGTGACATCATCATCTACCCCGTCCAAGATCGCGGCTTTCCCTACGGCCACGTTGCCGTCATCGCGAAGGTGGAAATATCGACTCAAGGCGCCATCTATGTGGCGGAACAAAATTGGGCTAACACCGTGTGGTCATCGGCGTACCACAACTACACCCGAAAGATTCCTTTGTTCTATAACATGCTGTCCTCCACTATCACCCTTGATGATCCAGACGGTAAAATCCTGGGGTGGATGCGGTACGGCTGA